The following proteins are encoded in a genomic region of Helicobacter macacae MIT 99-5501:
- a CDS encoding ribonuclease J, with protein MNDNNEQQKRGFFSRFGKKDGQSPQNNHNSHNKDHRNHKNKHRQNGGQNSTTNEANSSQRDSSQNGQNSQNNAKHQNQPNSAAPQKRQFPNQRMQALQDSASRGAREVQGAKEKGNLEFHKDLKKGVETNTRIQKNSLNPHNKLDLSTKEKIKITPLGGLGEIGGNMMVMESENSAIIIDVGMSFPEENMHGVDILIPDFSYLHSIKSKIAGIVITHAHEDHIGAVPYLFKELQFPLYGTPLALGMIGAKFDEHGLKQYRPMLKVVQKRQPVQIGDFEIEWIHITHSIIDSSALGIRTAAGIILHTGDFKIDHTPIDNLPTDLHRLAHYGEEGVMLLLSDSTNSHKSGCTQSEATVGPTFDALFKNADGRVIMSTFSSNIHRVYQAITYGLKYGRKVCVIGRSMEKNIEIARELGYIDLPNNIFIEAHEVEKYPDSEILIVTTGSQGETMSALYRMATDEHRHIKIKSSDLIILSAKAIPGNEGSVSAVLNFLMKAGASVAYQDFSEIHVSGHAAQEEQKLMLRLIKPKFFLPVHGEYNHVSKHKDTAIKCGVPEKNILLMEDGDQIEVNPTYIKKVGNVKSGKVFIDNQACKEIDAPTLQDRKDLADSGIVSVVAFIAKQEQKLRSLEIQMVGVANQNEQKELEKEVQGTIEMAIRTIKKETMNSKGHLEAELRNIIRKLLFKKLKKYPAIMMHIFTA; from the coding sequence ATGAATGACAACAACGAACAACAAAAACGAGGGTTTTTCTCTCGATTTGGCAAAAAAGACGGACAATCTCCGCAAAACAATCACAACTCTCATAACAAAGACCACCGCAACCACAAAAACAAGCATAGGCAAAACGGCGGACAAAATAGCACAACAAATGAGGCGAATAGCTCGCAAAGGGATAGCTCACAAAACGGACAAAACTCCCAAAACAACGCCAAACACCAAAATCAGCCAAATTCTGCCGCTCCTCAAAAACGACAATTCCCAAACCAGCGAATGCAAGCACTACAAGATTCTGCTAGTAGGGGAGCTAGAGAAGTGCAAGGAGCAAAAGAAAAAGGCAATCTAGAATTTCACAAAGACCTAAAAAAAGGCGTAGAGACAAACACTAGAATACAAAAAAACAGCCTAAACCCACACAACAAGCTAGACCTCTCTACCAAAGAAAAAATCAAAATCACGCCTCTTGGTGGGCTAGGGGAAATCGGTGGAAATATGATGGTAATGGAGAGCGAAAATAGCGCGATTATCATCGATGTGGGTATGAGCTTCCCAGAGGAAAATATGCACGGCGTGGATATTCTTATCCCAGATTTTAGCTACCTACATTCTATCAAAAGCAAAATTGCAGGCATAGTCATAACCCACGCCCACGAAGACCACATAGGCGCAGTCCCATATCTATTCAAAGAATTGCAATTCCCGCTTTATGGCACACCTCTAGCACTAGGAATGATAGGTGCGAAATTTGATGAACACGGGCTAAAGCAATACCGCCCAATGCTAAAAGTCGTCCAAAAACGCCAGCCCGTGCAAATCGGGGATTTTGAAATCGAGTGGATTCATATCACTCACTCTATCATTGATTCTAGTGCTCTAGGGATTCGCACCGCAGCGGGAATTATCCTCCATACAGGAGATTTCAAAATTGACCACACGCCCATAGATAATCTCCCCACAGATTTGCACCGCCTAGCACATTATGGCGAAGAGGGGGTTATGCTTTTGCTTAGCGACTCTACTAACTCCCACAAAAGTGGCTGCACACAAAGCGAAGCCACTGTTGGACCTACATTTGACGCATTGTTTAAAAACGCCGATGGACGCGTGATAATGAGCACATTTAGCTCCAATATCCACCGCGTCTATCAAGCAATCACTTATGGGCTAAAATACGGGCGCAAAGTCTGTGTCATCGGTCGCTCTATGGAAAAAAACATAGAAATCGCACGCGAACTAGGCTACATAGACTTGCCAAACAACATTTTCATCGAAGCCCACGAGGTAGAAAAATATCCCGATAGCGAGATTCTAATCGTTACCACAGGCTCTCAAGGCGAAACGATGAGTGCGCTATATCGTATGGCTACCGATGAGCACCGACATATCAAAATCAAATCTAGCGACTTGATAATCCTATCAGCAAAAGCTATCCCGGGCAATGAGGGTAGCGTATCTGCTGTGCTAAATTTCCTTATGAAAGCGGGTGCTAGCGTGGCTTACCAAGACTTTAGCGAAATCCACGTAAGCGGACACGCCGCCCAAGAAGAGCAAAAACTTATGCTTCGCCTTATAAAGCCCAAATTTTTCTTACCCGTGCACGGCGAGTATAACCACGTCTCCAAGCACAAAGACACCGCCATAAAATGTGGCGTGCCAGAGAAAAACATACTGCTAATGGAAGATGGCGACCAAATCGAAGTAAACCCCACATATATCAAAAAAGTCGGCAATGTAAAATCAGGCAAAGTTTTCATCGACAATCAAGCTTGCAAAGAAATAGACGCACCCACACTACAAGACAGAAAAGATTTGGCAGATAGCGGGATAGTAAGCGTGGTGGCATTTATCGCTAAGCAAGAGCAAAAGCTCCGCTCGCTTGAAATCCAAATGGTGGGCGTAGCAAACCAAAACGAGCAAAAAGAGCTAGAAAAAGAAGTGCAAGGCACGATAGAAATGGCAATCCGCACGATAAAAAAAGAAACGATGAATTCCAAAGGACATCTAGAAGCAGAGCTACGAAACATTATCCGCAAACTGCTATTTAAAAAGCTCAAAAAATATCCTGCGATTATGATGCATATCTTTACGGCATAA
- a CDS encoding ribosomal RNA small subunit methyltransferase A: MTQNGAKHSDEYPLEMSKSSSLHTSQNLQLQSLKLVEIGVGLGDLSIRLLGIAPLLSYEIDEALCSFVLQRFAKQSLANHFDLIHADVLSLPFALALQKCESKEKSKEGKADDTTKTDITSTAKYEDTSEKIREQLDEKSASQISPKSSWLATSPYILISNLPYYIATRIILIALKDPLCKGFVVMTQKEVADKFCASSGDSEFCALSVLAQSVGDIRLLFSVPKEAFEPMPKVTSSVFSLRKGQESFLGDFTKSSQRWLSFEKMLKHAFVSPRKKLLSNLARHYDKKQLEEIFATLDMPSHSRAHQVSTQKYHHIFTKLERTHDE, encoded by the coding sequence ATGACGCAAAATGGTGCGAAACATAGTGATGAGTATCCGCTAGAAATGTCAAAATCTAGTAGCCTCCACACTTCACAAAACCTCCAGCTTCAAAGTCTAAAGCTTGTGGAAATCGGTGTTGGCTTGGGTGATTTATCCATTAGGCTTTTGGGCATCGCTCCTCTCCTTTCTTATGAGATTGACGAAGCTCTATGTTCTTTTGTATTGCAGCGATTCGCAAAGCAAAGCCTTGCGAATCATTTTGATTTGATACACGCAGATGTGCTATCTCTGCCCTTTGCCCTAGCACTCCAAAAATGCGAGAGCAAAGAAAAAAGCAAAGAGGGCAAAGCAGATGATACGACAAAAACCGACATTACTAGCACGGCAAAATATGAGGATACAAGCGAAAAAATACGCGAGCAGTTAGATGAAAAGAGTGCTAGCCAAATAAGCCCAAAAAGCTCTTGGCTTGCCACCTCTCCATATATCCTCATCTCAAATCTCCCCTACTATATCGCCACGCGCATTATCCTTATCGCGCTAAAAGACCCGCTTTGCAAGGGATTTGTGGTGATGACACAAAAGGAGGTAGCAGATAAATTCTGTGCTAGCAGTGGAGATAGTGAGTTTTGCGCTCTATCTGTGCTAGCGCAAAGTGTAGGAGATATACGACTACTTTTTAGCGTGCCAAAAGAAGCGTTTGAGCCTATGCCAAAGGTAACTTCATCAGTTTTTAGCCTGCGCAAAGGGCAAGAAAGTTTCTTAGGTGATTTTACAAAATCTAGCCAAAGGTGGCTTAGCTTTGAAAAAATGCTAAAACACGCATTTGTATCGCCTAGAAAAAAGCTATTATCAAATCTAGCAAGACATTATGACAAAAAGCAACTAGAGGAGATTTTTGCTACACTTGATATGCCTTCTCACAGCAGAGCACACCAAGTAAGCACACAAAAATATCACCACATTTTCACAAAACTTGAAAGGACACACGATGAATGA
- the hisF gene encoding imidazole glycerol phosphate synthase subunit HisF codes for MLAKRIIPCLDIKDGQVVKGVNFVGLQNVGDPVELAKIYNDAGADELVLLDITASFEHRKTIVSLCEKIAKEVYIPLTIGGGISSLEDMYALLNAGADKISLNSAAIKNPSLVAQAAKRFGSQCVVVAIDTRSVENNPQRKEVYIKGGRERVELELCEWAKICEDNGAGEILHTSMDTDGTKGGYDLEGLGALREAVGLPIIASGGAGKMSDIAEVFERGVADAALAASIFHNDEISISELKNYLHNRGIAVRI; via the coding sequence ATGCTAGCAAAACGGATTATCCCCTGCCTTGACATAAAGGATGGGCAGGTGGTAAAGGGGGTGAATTTCGTGGGACTGCAAAATGTGGGCGACCCTGTGGAGCTAGCAAAAATCTACAATGACGCGGGGGCTGATGAGCTGGTGCTACTAGATATAACCGCGTCTTTTGAGCATCGCAAAACGATAGTGTCTCTGTGTGAAAAGATTGCCAAAGAAGTCTATATCCCGCTTACTATCGGTGGGGGAATCTCTAGCCTAGAAGATATGTATGCGCTACTAAATGCTGGGGCAGACAAAATAAGCCTAAATAGTGCAGCGATAAAAAATCCTAGTTTGGTAGCCCAAGCAGCAAAAAGATTTGGCTCACAATGTGTGGTGGTGGCTATTGATACTCGCTCGGTAGAAAATAATCCACAAAGAAAAGAAGTCTATATCAAGGGTGGTAGAGAGAGAGTAGAGCTGGAGCTGTGCGAATGGGCGAAAATCTGCGAGGATAATGGAGCGGGGGAAATCCTGCATACAAGTATGGATACTGATGGGACAAAGGGGGGATATGATTTGGAGGGGCTAGGGGCATTGCGAGAAGCAGTGGGATTGCCCATCATCGCTTCTGGTGGAGCGGGCAAGATGAGCGATATAGCGGAAGTTTTTGAGCGAGGAGTGGCTGATGCGGCATTGGCTGCTAGCATATTTCACAACGATGAAATCTCTATTTCCGAGCTAAAAAACTATCTGCACAATCGTGGTATAGCGGTGCGGATATGA
- a CDS encoding phosphorylase family protein gives MLVCAGRNETLCCAVPIGIGLVEASLGLTRLLLGGAREIENIIFVGSAGAYSKEILIGDMFFSVEATQIESSFLSGGSYTPIDNVVKMESVDLSGFGDFARFFVSDENLGDKESGQKNVSYETSEQTLKSIQNQKTEKQQKPMQNSVVAKQIGQTKQVIVNSSNYITTDENSANQMARAGILLENMEFYAVMKVAQSFGVPAMGVFCVTNYCDENAHKDFLANHSEAKRKLEDFIMQSQKR, from the coding sequence ATGCTAGTGTGTGCTGGGCGAAATGAAACCCTGTGCTGTGCTGTGCCGATAGGCATAGGGCTAGTAGAGGCGAGCTTGGGACTGACTAGGCTGCTACTAGGCGGAGCAAGGGAGATAGAAAATATCATATTTGTGGGGAGTGCTGGGGCGTATAGTAAAGAGATTTTGATAGGGGATATGTTTTTTTCGGTAGAGGCGACACAGATAGAATCTAGCTTTTTGAGTGGTGGGAGCTATACACCGATAGACAATGTAGTAAAAATGGAATCGGTGGATTTGAGTGGATTTGGGGATTTTGCTAGATTTTTTGTGAGCGATGAGAATTTGGGAGATAAAGAATCTGGGCAAAAAAATGTTTCATATGAAACATCGGAGCAAACTCTAAAATCAATCCAAAATCAAAAAACAGAAAAACAACAAAAACCTATGCAAAATAGTGTCGTAGCAAAGCAGATAGGGCAAACAAAACAAGTGATTGTAAATTCATCAAACTACATTACCACAGATGAGAATAGTGCAAATCAAATGGCTAGGGCTGGCATACTACTAGAAAATATGGAATTTTATGCTGTGATGAAAGTTGCTCAAAGTTTTGGTGTGCCTGCTATGGGCGTGTTTTGTGTAACGAACTATTGCGATGAAAATGCTCATAAAGATTTTCTAGCAAACCATAGTGAAGCAAAGCGCAAGCTAGAGGACTTCATAATGCAAAGTCAAAAGCGATGA
- the rlmN gene encoding 23S rRNA (adenine(2503)-C(2))-methyltransferase RlmN, translated as MCEKLKKFPPYRAKQIYNWLYVHYEDEFGKMLNLPKDLRFCLDEYFSTQNLKLLAKEISKDGTQKYLFEARDGHCFESVCIKMRDKKRDENGRIVASEKWTFCLSSQIGCKVGCSFCSTARGGFVRNLTAGEIVQQVVFLKRDNALESHKRVNIVYMGMGEPLHNIDEVVQAIGILSELDGLAISPKRQTISTSGIAPQIENLGKLDLGVQLAISLHAVDDELRSKLMPINKTYNIQAVIDAVRRFPIDTRKRVMFEYLVIRDINDDLASAKKLLKLLNGIKAKVNLILFNPHSESKYQRPEMKKVEEFADFLVSKGLLATIRESKGVDISAACGQLREKKIHIKMSNTGEYREKL; from the coding sequence ATGTGCGAAAAACTTAAAAAGTTTCCACCATATCGAGCTAAGCAGATTTATAATTGGCTATATGTTCACTATGAAGATGAGTTTGGTAAAATGCTAAATCTACCAAAAGATTTGCGATTTTGCCTTGATGAATATTTCAGCACGCAAAATCTAAAACTTCTCGCTAAAGAGATAAGCAAAGATGGCACACAAAAATATCTTTTTGAAGCGAGAGATGGACACTGCTTTGAATCAGTTTGCATCAAAATGCGTGATAAAAAAAGAGATGAGAACGGCAGGATTGTGGCAAGCGAGAAGTGGACTTTTTGTCTCTCTAGTCAAATCGGCTGCAAAGTCGGCTGCTCTTTTTGCTCTACGGCTAGGGGAGGATTTGTGCGCAATCTCACTGCAGGAGAGATAGTCCAACAAGTGGTGTTTCTCAAACGAGACAATGCCCTAGAATCTCATAAACGGGTGAATATCGTGTATATGGGTATGGGTGAGCCACTGCACAATATTGATGAGGTGGTGCAAGCGATAGGGATACTTAGCGAGCTAGATGGGCTAGCGATTTCTCCAAAGCGACAGACGATTTCTACAAGTGGAATCGCTCCACAAATAGAAAATCTAGGCAAGCTAGACTTAGGCGTGCAACTAGCGATTTCTCTACACGCGGTAGATGATGAGCTGCGAAGCAAACTTATGCCGATAAATAAGACTTACAATATCCAAGCTGTGATTGATGCTGTGAGGAGATTTCCTATCGACACTCGAAAGAGGGTAATGTTTGAATACCTTGTGATACGAGATATAAACGATGATTTGGCGAGTGCAAAAAAACTACTAAAACTACTTAATGGAATCAAAGCAAAGGTAAATTTGATATTGTTTAATCCACACAGTGAATCAAAATATCAACGCCCTGAAATGAAAAAAGTAGAGGAGTTTGCCGATTTTCTTGTGTCAAAAGGGCTGCTAGCCACGATACGAGAATCTAAGGGCGTAGATATTTCAGCGGCTTGTGGGCAACTGCGAGAGAAAAAGATTCACATAAAAATGAGCAATACAGGGGAATATAGAGAAAAACTATGA
- a CDS encoding epoxyqueuosine reductase QueH — protein sequence MLVHICCSVDSHYFLSELQKAYPSENLIGFFYNPNIHPKSEHDLRLQDVRRSCEMLGVRLIEGRYDTDEWLNGVRGLEEAPEKGERCVKCFDIRLERSAEVASEIGEVRFTSTLLASPMKEQEVLYEQGDIIAKAHKLDFVKINVRANGGVNKQNALAKKDNLYRQNYCGCKYALEKQRDKQGRYSLEMMSDIGSRALPASIEERSEVFAKRDALEKAGKKYILTQRKKRIYRVLSHILSLNEMAMPNYVLAHSESKRIKMELPTWVEISVNACSSPFLRESLGVDSKADFTHSKDNPSLYSAKITIGISQRDDTVFLPLKSLNEILCDKQTSKNNHSNEYKASYKCGVRYDSVRELIYAPICYEEELYLRTLLCGYESINPIIIIDDEVAKDLAESQNLSNNTKSISNPLAVNIESFFQDERVFEVIEIV from the coding sequence ATGTTGGTGCATATTTGTTGCTCTGTGGATAGTCATTATTTTTTGAGCGAATTGCAAAAAGCGTATCCTAGCGAGAATCTTATCGGGTTTTTTTACAATCCAAACATTCACCCCAAGTCCGAGCACGATTTGCGCCTACAAGATGTGCGCAGAAGCTGTGAAATGCTCGGGGTAAGGCTCATAGAGGGGAGATATGACACAGATGAGTGGCTAAATGGGGTGCGTGGGCTGGAGGAAGCACCTGAAAAGGGCGAGCGATGTGTGAAGTGCTTTGACATTCGCCTTGAGAGAAGCGCAGAGGTGGCAAGCGAGATTGGGGAAGTGAGGTTTACTAGCACACTGCTTGCAAGCCCTATGAAAGAGCAAGAAGTCCTTTATGAGCAGGGCGACATCATCGCCAAAGCACATAAACTAGATTTTGTCAAAATCAATGTCCGTGCAAATGGTGGCGTGAATAAGCAAAATGCTCTAGCAAAAAAAGACAATCTCTATCGGCAGAACTATTGCGGCTGCAAATACGCGCTAGAAAAGCAACGAGATAAGCAAGGACGATATAGCCTAGAGATGATGAGTGATATAGGTAGTCGTGCCTTGCCTGCGAGCATAGAGGAGAGAAGTGAGGTATTTGCCAAACGAGACGCACTAGAAAAGGCGGGCAAAAAATATATCCTCACACAGCGAAAAAAGCGAATCTATCGCGTGCTAAGCCATATACTATCGCTAAATGAAATGGCGATGCCCAACTATGTGCTAGCCCACTCTGAATCCAAGCGAATAAAAATGGAGCTACCAACTTGGGTAGAAATATCTGTAAATGCTTGTAGTTCCCCTTTTTTGCGAGAATCTTTGGGGGTGGATTCTAAAGCGGATTTTACCCATAGCAAAGATAACCCTAGCTTATATTCTGCCAAAATCACCATTGGGATTAGTCAAAGAGATGATACTGTTTTTTTGCCACTAAAGAGCCTCAATGAGATTCTTTGCGACAAACAAACGAGCAAAAACAATCACAGCAATGAGTATAAAGCAAGCTACAAATGTGGCGTGAGGTATGATAGCGTAAGGGAGCTTATTTACGCGCCTATTTGCTATGAGGAGGAGCTTTATTTACGCACACTGCTTTGCGGGTATGAGTCGATAAATCCTATCATCATAATTGATGATGAGGTGGCTAAGGATTTGGCAGAATCACAAAATCTAAGCAATAACACCAAGTCAATCTCAAATCCCCTAGCAGTAAACATAGAGTCTTTTTTTCAAGATGAAAGGGTGTTTGAAGTGATAGAAATTGTGTAG
- the fabZ gene encoding 3-hydroxyacyl-ACP dehydratase FabZ codes for MSIMDINAIKRILPHRYPLLLVDRITRLEKNSLIEGYKNITANEQVFLGHFPSKPIYPGVMIIEGMAQAGGVLAFVSMWGNDVSAAENKIVYFMTIDGVKFRSPVVPGDKLEYRLSVLKHKGAVWSLEGKAFVEDKLVCEAQLKAMVADNDAASGASAT; via the coding sequence ATGAGCATAATGGATATAAACGCAATTAAGAGAATCTTGCCACATAGATACCCACTTTTGCTTGTCGATAGGATTACTAGACTTGAAAAAAATAGTCTTATCGAGGGGTATAAAAATATTACTGCAAATGAGCAGGTGTTTTTGGGGCATTTTCCTAGCAAGCCTATTTATCCGGGAGTGATGATTATTGAGGGAATGGCACAGGCTGGAGGAGTGCTGGCGTTTGTGAGTATGTGGGGCAATGATGTGAGTGCGGCGGAAAACAAAATCGTGTATTTTATGACGATTGACGGTGTGAAATTCCGCTCTCCTGTTGTCCCCGGGGACAAGCTAGAGTATCGCCTTAGTGTCCTAAAGCACAAAGGTGCTGTATGGTCGCTTGAGGGCAAGGCGTTTGTAGAGGATAAGCTCGTGTGCGAAGCGCAACTAAAAGCTATGGTAGCTGATAATGACGCTGCAAGTGGCGCAAGTGCGACATAA
- the lpxA gene encoding acyl-ACP--UDP-N-acetylglucosamine O-acyltransferase: MKAQIARTAIIAKGAQIADGVDIGDFCVIGEGVRIGEGCKLYNGVTILGDTTLGKNNVVFPYAVLGTIPQDLKYSGEKVELIIGDNNIIREHCMFNPGTEGGIGKTIIGNENLFMAFVHIAHDCVVGNHCILANNATLGGHIEIGDYVNIGGMTPVHQFVKIGDGAMIAGASALSQDVPPFCMAEGNRAVIRGLNKHRMRKLFDSKEIDEISHFYKELFSATSMRGFAQDMLDKYESKSEDYAPKRESIKKICEFVLASQRGIPLRKSEAEK, encoded by the coding sequence ATGAAAGCACAAATCGCACGAACTGCCATTATCGCAAAGGGCGCACAGATAGCCGATGGTGTTGACATTGGCGATTTTTGCGTGATTGGCGAGGGGGTTAGAATCGGCGAGGGGTGCAAGCTGTATAATGGCGTAACGATTTTGGGCGATACCACTTTGGGTAAAAATAATGTGGTGTTTCCTTATGCTGTGCTTGGCACGATTCCGCAGGATTTGAAATACTCGGGCGAAAAAGTCGAGCTAATCATTGGGGATAATAATATTATCCGTGAGCATTGTATGTTTAATCCGGGCACAGAGGGCGGGATTGGCAAGACAATCATTGGCAATGAAAATTTGTTTATGGCATTTGTCCACATTGCGCACGATTGTGTGGTGGGCAATCACTGCATTTTGGCAAATAATGCCACGCTAGGTGGGCATATTGAGATTGGGGATTATGTCAATATCGGTGGAATGACGCCTGTGCATCAGTTTGTCAAAATCGGCGATGGAGCAATGATAGCGGGGGCAAGTGCGCTAAGTCAAGACGTCCCTCCATTTTGTATGGCGGAGGGCAATCGCGCCGTGATTCGCGGGCTGAACAAACACAGAATGCGAAAGCTATTTGACAGCAAAGAGATTGATGAGATTAGCCATTTTTATAAGGAGCTTTTTTCTGCGACTTCTATGCGTGGCTTTGCACAAGATATGCTTGATAAATATGAGTCAAAAAGCGAGGATTACGCTCCCAAAAGAGAATCTATCAAAAAAATCTGTGAGTTTGTCCTAGCCTCACAAAGAGGTATCCCCCTGCGCAAAAGCGAGGCAGAAAAATGA
- the clpX gene encoding ATP-dependent protease ATP-binding subunit ClpX, translating to MNQPICNFCGNSITPHRQGLRAKYPNPNDPNSSFAFICLPCISSVYKEFLDPIYGVKKSTLSTQKQSLNLDLPSSRVPSPKELKAKLDEYVIGQEEAKKVFCVAIYNHYKRIANNLAQAKQDSEQNQASSFDSSDKGSSSDDVEIAKSNILLIGPTGSGKTLMAQTLARFLDVPIAISDATSLTEAGYVGEDVENILTRLYQAADGDIEKTQRGIVFIDEIDKISRLSENRSITRDVSGEGVQQALLKIIEGSVVNISEKGGRKHPNERFVQIDTTNILFICGGAFDGLSEIIQRRMGDNVLGFGQVQKTKSQQKDVLNLVEPDDLVSYGLIPELIGRLHITATLQPITKEAMIDILTKPKNALIKQYQKLFEVDDNVKLSFEKEAIESIAELAIARKTGARGLRAIIEEFMTDIMFDLPSMREHEVVITKDCVEQKSKPLLIKHKKISNKVKGA from the coding sequence ATGAATCAACCTATTTGTAATTTTTGTGGGAATTCTATTACGCCACATAGGCAGGGATTGCGAGCGAAATATCCCAATCCAAACGACCCAAATAGCTCATTTGCGTTTATTTGCCTGCCTTGTATCAGCTCGGTTTATAAGGAGTTTTTAGACCCTATTTATGGGGTAAAAAAATCCACCCTTAGCACGCAAAAACAATCGCTAAATCTTGATTTGCCAAGCTCGCGCGTGCCAAGCCCCAAGGAGCTAAAGGCAAAACTTGATGAGTATGTCATAGGGCAAGAAGAAGCAAAAAAGGTTTTTTGCGTAGCGATTTATAATCACTATAAGCGTATCGCAAACAATCTTGCTCAAGCAAAACAAGATAGCGAGCAAAATCAAGCTAGCTCTTTTGATTCTAGCGATAAAGGTAGCAGTAGCGATGATGTCGAAATAGCAAAATCCAATATCTTGCTTATCGGTCCCACAGGTAGTGGTAAGACGCTTATGGCACAGACTTTGGCTAGGTTTTTAGATGTGCCTATCGCCATTAGCGATGCGACTAGCTTGACAGAGGCGGGCTATGTGGGCGAAGATGTAGAAAATATCCTAACAAGGCTTTATCAAGCCGCTGATGGCGACATAGAAAAAACACAAAGAGGTATAGTTTTTATCGATGAGATTGACAAAATCTCGCGACTTAGTGAGAATCGCTCCATAACGCGTGATGTAAGTGGCGAGGGCGTGCAGCAAGCATTGCTAAAAATCATAGAAGGAAGCGTGGTAAATATCTCCGAAAAAGGTGGCAGGAAGCACCCAAATGAGCGATTTGTCCAAATCGATACAACAAATATTTTATTTATTTGCGGTGGGGCTTTTGATGGTTTGAGTGAGATTATCCAGCGCAGGATGGGCGATAATGTGCTTGGGTTTGGGCAAGTGCAAAAAACAAAGTCCCAACAAAAAGATGTGCTAAATCTTGTCGAGCCAGATGATTTGGTAAGCTATGGGCTTATCCCCGAGCTTATCGGACGACTTCATATTACTGCGACTTTGCAGCCTATCACAAAAGAAGCGATGATAGATATTCTTACCAAGCCCAAAAACGCCCTCATCAAGCAGTATCAAAAACTTTTTGAAGTCGATGATAATGTCAAGCTAAGTTTTGAAAAAGAAGCGATAGAATCCATAGCCGAGCTTGCCATAGCTCGCAAGACAGGTGCTCGCGGGCTTAGAGCGATTATTGAGGAGTTTATGACAGACATTATGTTTGACTTACCCTCAATGAGAGAACACGAAGTGGTAATCACAAAAGATTGTGTCGAGCAAAAATCTAAGCCATTGCTCATAAAACACAAAAAAATCTCTAATAAAGTCAAAGGAGCGTAG
- a CDS encoding rod shape-determining protein, translating to MFSHDVAIDLGTANTLVLVKGQGIVVNEPSIVAVRVDRFDRDGEIVAVGYEAKEMVGKTPNGIEVIRPMKDGVIADFDVTEKMIRHFIQKAHNRKALVRPRIMVCVPYGLTGVERKAVKESAMSAGAREVFLIEEPMAAAIGAGLPIKEPQGSLIVDIGGGTTEIGVISLGGLVISKSVRIAGDKIDLAIVNYVRKHHNLLIGERLGEEIKIEIGAAAPLDNMLSMEVKGRDQVSGLLDTITLTSEDIREAMKDQLREISSAVKSVIESVPADLAGDLVENGLTLTGGGALIRGLDRYLSDTIKLPVFIGDEPLLAVAKGTGKALEEIDAVYNTANYQ from the coding sequence ATGTTTTCGCACGATGTTGCGATAGATTTAGGCACGGCAAACACACTTGTGCTAGTCAAAGGACAAGGAATCGTTGTTAATGAGCCAAGCATTGTGGCGGTGCGCGTGGATAGGTTTGATAGAGACGGCGAGATAGTCGCTGTGGGATATGAGGCAAAAGAAATGGTGGGGAAAACCCCCAATGGAATCGAAGTAATCCGTCCGATGAAAGACGGAGTTATCGCGGATTTTGATGTAACTGAAAAAATGATTCGCCACTTTATCCAAAAAGCGCATAATCGCAAGGCATTGGTGCGCCCACGCATAATGGTGTGCGTGCCTTATGGACTTACAGGCGTGGAGCGCAAAGCTGTGAAAGAATCAGCAATGAGTGCGGGTGCTAGAGAGGTGTTTCTCATCGAAGAGCCTATGGCAGCAGCGATTGGCGCGGGACTACCTATCAAAGAGCCTCAAGGAAGTTTGATAGTGGATATTGGTGGGGGGACGACTGAAATCGGCGTCATCTCTCTAGGTGGGCTTGTCATATCCAAGTCTGTGCGTATAGCGGGGGATAAAATCGATTTGGCTATTGTAAATTATGTCCGCAAACATCATAATCTGCTTATAGGCGAGAGACTAGGCGAGGAGATAAAAATCGAAATCGGCGCAGCAGCCCCGCTAGATAATATGCTATCTATGGAAGTCAAAGGGCGCGACCAAGTAAGCGGACTGCTAGATACTATAACGCTCACAAGTGAAGATATACGAGAAGCGATGAAAGACCAGCTACGAGAAATCAGCTCCGCAGTAAAAAGCGTGATAGAATCCGTCCCTGCGGATTTGGCGGGGGATTTGGTAGAAAATGGCTTGACACTCACAGGTGGTGGCGCACTTATCCGCGGTCTAGATAGGTATCTAAGCGACACGATTAAGCTCCCTGTGTTTATCGGTGATGAGCCACTTCTAGCAGTGGCAAAAGGCACAGGCAAAGCACTAGAAGAGATAGATGCTGTGTATAATACTGCAAACTATCAATAA